Proteins encoded within one genomic window of Lysinibacillus louembei:
- the trhA gene encoding PAQR family membrane homeostasis protein TrhA: protein MQNIVFDYKTKNEELWNAITHGIGLLISIPACVWLILQAIAKGGAVEIVSYSIFGASLIILFLNSTLLHSMPERFKYFFAILDHSAIYILIAGTYTPFLLITLDGALSITLLCIIWGIAIFGVVFKCLFIYRFEAFSLGLYIAMGWLIIFVIKPVYTFLQFEGFLLLLAGGLCFTFGAIFYAWNRLPYNHAIWHIFVIAGCACMVSCVLFYL, encoded by the coding sequence ATGCAAAACATCGTGTTCGACTATAAAACAAAAAATGAAGAATTATGGAATGCCATCACGCACGGCATTGGTTTATTAATTAGCATCCCCGCTTGTGTCTGGCTTATTTTACAGGCAATTGCAAAGGGAGGTGCTGTAGAAATTGTCTCCTACAGCATTTTTGGGGCATCTTTAATTATTTTATTTTTAAATTCTACTTTGCTGCACAGTATGCCTGAGCGCTTTAAGTATTTCTTTGCCATTCTTGACCATTCTGCTATTTATATTTTAATCGCAGGCACGTACACACCGTTTTTGCTCATTACGTTAGATGGCGCATTAAGCATTACATTGCTGTGCATTATTTGGGGCATTGCCATATTTGGTGTCGTCTTTAAATGCTTATTTATTTATCGCTTTGAAGCATTTTCCTTAGGCCTATATATCGCTATGGGCTGGCTCATTATTTTTGTCATTAAGCCCGTTTACACATTTTTGCAGTTTGAAGGCTTTTTATTGCTGCTAGCAGGTGGTTTATGCTTTACATTCGGTGCGATTTTCTATGCATGGAACCGTCTTCCGTACAACCACGCAATTTGGCATATTTTTGTGATTGCAGGCTGTGCTTGCATGGTGAG